One genomic region from Rosa rugosa chromosome 1, drRosRugo1.1, whole genome shotgun sequence encodes:
- the LOC133722555 gene encoding leucine-rich repeat receptor-like serine/threonine-protein kinase BAM1, which yields MRLLLLLLLLHLHLRHFLSSPTPTRPMSTYRALLSLKASITDDPDSRLSSWTPNTSHCTWAGVTCDSRRHVTSLDLSGLNLSGYLSPDIAHLVYLSNLTLADNTFSGPIPPEISALSGLRLLNLSNNVFNRTFPPELSNLTNLRVLDLYNNNLTGELPVSVTQMTNLRHLHLGGNFFEGSIPPEYGRFPFLEYLAVSGNSITGKIPKEIGNLTRLKELYIGYYNSYDGGIPAEIGNLTDLVRFDAANCNLSGEIPPELGRLQNVDTLFLQVNALSGSLTSELGYLKSLKSMDLSNNLFSGEIPVSFAELKNLTLLNLFRNQLHGAIPDFIGDLPELQVLQLWENNFTGSIPQGLGRNGKLQILDLSSNKLTGALPPDMCTGNNLQTLITLGNFLFGPIPESLGDCQSLSRIRMGENFLNGSIPKGLFGLPKLTQVELQDNFLGGSFPESDSISGDLGQISLSNNRLSGPLPPTIGNFSGVQKLLLDGNKFSGRIPPEIGRLQQLSKIDFSHNMFSGPIAPEMSQCKLLTFVDLSRNDLSGEIPKEVTSMRILNYLNLSRNHLVGNIPSSISSMQSLTSVDFSYNNLSGLVPGTGQFSYFNYTSFLGNSDLCGPYLVPCKDGVANGTHQPHVKSSFTASLKLLLVVGLLLCSIIFAVITIIKARSYKRERDSRAWKLTAFQRLDFTVDDVLDSLKEDNIIGKGGAGIVYKGAMPSGDNVAVKRLPAMSRGSSHDHGFNAEIQTLGRIRHRHIVRLLGFCSNHETNLLVYEYMPNGSLGEVLHGKKGGHLHWDTRYKIAIEAAKGLCYLHHDCSPLIVHRDVKSNNILLDSNFEAHVADFGLAKFLQDSGTSECMSAIAGSYGYIAPEYAYTLKVDEKSDVYSFGVVLLELVSGKKPVGEFGDGVDIVQWVRKMTDSNKEGVLKILDSRLPSVPLHEVMHVFYVAMLCVEEQAVERPTMREVVQILTELPIPPGSKQGGDTTTITDSPQQSAITAMESPTTTKDTKDHQQPPPDLLSI from the exons ATGCggctcctccttctcctcctcctcctccacctccacctccgccACTTTCTCTCCTCACCCACACCCACACGCCCAATGTCCACCTACCGGGCCCTCCTCTCCCTCAAGGCCTCCATCACCGACGACCCCGACTCCCGCCTCTCCTCCTGGACCCCCAACACCAGCCACTGCACCTGGGCAGGCGTCACGTGCGACTCCCGCCGTCACGTGACCTCCCTCGACCTTTCCGGCTTGAATCTCTCCGGCTATCTCTCCCCCGATATCGCCCACCTTGTCTACCTCTCTAACCTTACTCTCGCCGACAACACGTTCTCGGGTCCTATCCCGCCCGAGATCTCGGCCCTCTCGGGGCTCCGACTCCTCAACCTCTCCAACAACGTCTTCAACCGCACGTTCCCGCCGGAGCTCTCCAACCTCACAAACCTCCGCGTGCTCGACCTCTACAACAACAACTTGACCGGAGAATTGCCGGTGTCAGTGACCCAGATGACCAACCTCAGGCACTTGCATTTGGGTGGCAACTTTTTCGAGGGTTCGATCCCGCCGGAGTACGGCCGGTTCCCTTTTCTCGAGTACTTGGCCGTCTCCGGGAACTCGATCACCGGCAAAATCCCCAAGGAGATTGGAAACCTGACGAGGCTCAAGGAGCTTTACATTGGCTACTACAACAGCTACGACGGCGGCATACCGGCCGAGATCGGGAACTTGACAGACCTCGTCCGGTTCGACGCCGCCAACTGCAATTTATCCGGCGAGATTCCGCCGGAACTGGGTCGGTTGCAAAATGTGGACACTCTGTTTCTCCAGGTGAATGCGCTTTCGGGGTCATTGACGTCTGAGCTGGGCTACCTCAAAAGCTTGAAATCCATGGACTTATCCAACAACTTGTTCTCCGGCGAGATTCCGGTCTCTTTCGCAGAGCTAAAGAACCTGACGCTTCTCAATCTCTTCCGGAACCAGCTTCACGGCGCCATTCCCGACTTCATCGGTGACTTGCCGGAGCTCCAGGTTCTGCAGCTGTGGGAGAACAACTTCACTGGGTCTATTCCTCAGGGTTTGGGCAGAAATGGGAAGCTTCAAATCCTCGACTTGTCTTCGAACAAATTGACAGGAGCTCTTCCTCCTGATATGTGCACAGGAAACAATCTTCAAACCCTCATCACTCTCGGCAACTTTCTCTTCGGTCCTATTCCAGAGTCACTCGGAGACTGCCAGTCACTGAGTCGGATTCGAATGGGTGAGAACTTTCTAAATGGCTCGATTCCCAAAGGTCTATTTGGGTTGCCCAAACTCACCCAAGTGGAGCTTCAGGACAATTTCTTAGGCGGTTCATTTCCAGAGTCTGATTCAATCTCTGGTGATCTCGGTCAGATCAGTCTCTCCAACAATCGGTTATCCGGGCCCTTGCCGCCGACCATCGGAAACTTCTCCGGCGTCCAGAAGCTTCTCCTTGACGGGAACAAGTTCTCGGGTCGAATCCCGCCGGAGATTGGACGCCTGCAGCAACTTTCAAAGATTGATTTTAGCCACAACATGTTTTCGGGTCCAATTGCGCCGGAGATGAGCCAATGCAAGCTGCTGACGTTTGTTGATCTCAGTCGGAATGATCTCTCCGGTGAGATCCCGAAAGAGGTTACCAGTATGAGGATACTGAATTACCTCAATCTCTCGAGGAACCATCTTGTGGGGAACATCCCATCTTCCATTTCCTCAATGCAAAGCTTAACCTCAGTGGATTTTTCGTATAACAATCTTTCGGGTTTGGTTCCGGGGACTGGTCAGTTCAGCTACTTCAATTACACTTCGTTTTTGGGCAACTCTGATCTTTGTGGTCCCTATTTGGTTCCTTGCAAAGATGGGGTTGCGAATGGCACTCATCAGCCTCATGTCAAGAGCTCATTCACTGCTTCATTGAAGCTATTGCTTGTTGTCGGGTTGCTACTTTGCTCCATCATATTTGCAGTTATTACAATAATCAAAGCTCGATCGTacaagagagagagggattcCAGAGCTTGGAAGTTGACTGCATTCCAGCGCTTGGATTTCACTGTTGATGATGTCTTGGATTCACTGAAGGAAGACAACATTATAGGCAAAGGAGGTGCTGGGATTGTGTACAAAGGCGCTATGCCCAGTGGTGACAATGTGGCTGTGAAAAGACTCCCTGCAATGAGCAGAGGCTCATCTCATGATCATGGATTCAATGCCGAGATTCAGACTCTGGGTCGAATTCGACACCGTCACATTGTTAGATTGTTGGGTTTCTGTTCAAACCATGAGACAAATCTTCTGGTCTATGAGTACATGCCTAATGGGAGTTTGGGTGAGGTTCTTCATGGCAAGAAAGGAGGTCACTTGCATTGGGATACAAGGTACAAGATTGCTATTGAAGCTGCAAAGGGGCTTTGCTATCTTCACCATGACTGTTCGCCTCTGATAGTCCATAGAGATGTGAAATCGAATAACATTCTCCTCGACTCCAATTTTGAGGCTCATGTTGCTGATTTTGGCCTTGCCAAGTTCCTTCAGGATTCCGGCACGTCCGAGTGCATGTCTGCCATTGCTGGTTCTTATGGATACATCGCtccag aGTATGCTTACACACTGAAGGTCGATGAGAAGAGCGACGTCTATAGTTTCGGTGTAGTTCTCTTAGAACTTGTTAGTGGCAAGAAACCAGTTGGTGAATTTGGAGATGGAGTCGATATAGTCCAATGGGTTCGGAAAATGACGGATTCAAACAAGGAAGGAGTCCTCAAGATCCTTGATTCCAGACTCCCGTCTGTTCCCCTACATGAGGTTATGCACGTATTTTACGTCGCAATGCTCTGCGTTGAAGAACAAGCAGTGGAACGTCCCACAATGAGAGAAGTGGTTCAAATTCTTACAGAGCTTCCAATTCCACCAGGCTCAAAGCAAGGAGGAGACACAACAACAATCACAGACTCCCCTCAACAATCTGCCATTACTGCAATGGAATCACCAACTACCACAAAAGACACGAAAGACCATCAACAGCCACCGCCGGATCTtctaagcatttga